The Brachyhypopomus gauderio isolate BG-103 chromosome 2, BGAUD_0.2, whole genome shotgun sequence genome contains a region encoding:
- the dhx58 gene encoding ATP-dependent RNA helicase DHX58: MEISLRPYQEEVVQTALMGENSIIWLPTGGGKTRAAVYVAKKHLERQPEAKVAVLVNKVHLVDQHYQKEFLPYLGGTVKIVPISGDSKEKDFFGLVVRDSDLVICTAQILENALMNTEEDKHVEVTDFTLLIIDECHHTHKSNVYNKIMARYVEKKLQGVGPLPQVLGLTASPGTGGAKTLEGAVAHVLKICANLDSAIVFTKHYKPMLTEAVPRPVKKYDIVEEQVLDPFGLHLKMMMRMIHEFMSSELKVVLREMGTQDYEADVVDLEKRGVQKENRLLAQCARHLRKYNDALLIKDAVRMVDALHLLEDFYSTQRNNTLDGTDIFLSALFEENQVELEQLAADMRYENPKLAQLQRTLVEQFQDRESRGILFTKTREGTRCLCDWVHDNPELQSANIQAAILTGAGTGANHMTQNGQKETIQKFRKGGLNLLISTSVAEEGLDIPECNVVVRYGLLTNEIAQQQATGRARAKDSVYSVVALKDGREMRREMTNEYLEDLTGRAIAQVHRMDPSEFRKKVLDLQTESVTERTLARMQHTQRRQRYSPTQVEFACRGCFTTVARGDHMRVVNSSQHVNINPDFRKHYEKGNQVYLDRSFEDWEPGHTISCIECGQDWGMEIKIRKVLVLPCVKIKGFLVKAPGSKRTVEQWKDVEFPVDEFDFVQFVSDMNLSGV; encoded by the exons atggagaTCTCACTGAGGCCATACCAGGAGGAGGTGGTGCAGACAGCCCTGATGGGGGAGAACAGCATCATCTGGCTGCCCACAGGTGGAGGCAAGACCCGCGCTGCAGTCTACGTGGCCAAGAAGCACCTGGAGAGGCAGCCGGAAGCCAAGGTGGCTGTCCTAGTCAACAAG gtCCACCTGGTTGATCAGCACTACCAGAAAGAGTTTTTACCATACTTGGGTGGGACAGTGAAGATCGTGCCCATCAGTGGAGACAGTAAAGAAAAGGACTTCTTTGGTCTTGTGGTCAGGGACTCAGACCTGGTCATCTGCACTGCTCAGATTCTGGAGAATgctttaatgaacacagaagaGGACAAACATGTGGAAGTGACAG ACTTCACACTGCTGATCATAGATGAgtgccaccacacacacaagagcaaTGTGTATAATAAGATCATGGCGCGCTACGTGGAGAAGAAGCTGCAGGGTGTGGGGCCTCTGCCTCAGGTCCTTGGTCTGACTGCCTCACCTGGCACCGGCGGGGCCAAGACACTGGAGGGCGCCGTTGCACACGTGCTGAAG ATCTGTGCCAATCTGGACTCTGCTATCGTGTTCACTAAACATTACAAGCCAATGCTTACGGAGGCTGTTCCCAGACCTGTGAAGAAGTATGACATTGTGGAAGAACAGGTGTTG GACCCCTTTGGGCTCCatctgaagatgatgatgaggatgatcCATGAGTTCATGTCTTCGGAGCTGAAGGTTGTTCTCCGGGAGATGGGCACCCAGGACTATGAAGCTGATGTGGTGGACCTGGAGaaaagag GTGTCCAAAAAGAGAACAGACTTTTGGCCCAGTGTGCTCGGCACCTGCGGAAATATAATGACGCCCTGCTGATTAAGGATGCTGTGCGGATGGTGGACGCTCTCCATCTCCTCGAGGACTTCTACAGCACCCAGAGGAACAACACGTTGGATGGCACTGACATATTCCTGTCAGCACTCTTTGAAG AGAATCAAGTGGAGCTAGAACAGCTGGCGGCTGACATGCGCTACGAGAACCCCAAACTGGCCCAGTTACAGCGCACCCTAGTGGAGCAGTTCCAGGACCGAGAGTCACGGGGCATCCTCTTCACCAAGACCCGTGAGGGCACACGCTGCCTGTGTGACTGGGTGCATGACAACCCAGAACTGCAGAGTGCCAACATCCAGGCCGCTATCCTCACTGGAGCAGGCACCGGTGCCAATCACATGACCCAG AATGGGCAAAAAGAAACAATTCAGAAGTTCAGAAAAGGAGGTCTGAACCTCCTAATCTCCACCAGTGTGGCCGAGGAGGGACTCGACATCCCAGAATGCAACGTGGTGGTCCGTTATGGACTACTAACCAATGAGATTGCTCAACAGCAGGCTACTGGGCGGGCCCGGGCAAAGGACAGCGTGTACTCCGTGGTGGCACTGAAAGATGGGCGGGAGATGCGCAGGGAAATGACCAATGAGTACCTGGAGGACCTGACTGGCAGAGCTATTGCCCAAGTACACAGAATGGATCCCAGCGAGTTTCGCAAGAAG GTGCTGGATCTGCAGACAGAATCTGTAACGGAGCGCACCTTGGCTCGCATGCAGCACACCCAGCGGAGGCAGCGTTACAGCCCCACCCAGGTGGAGTTCGCCTGCCGTGGCTGCTTCACCACCGTCGCCCGTGGAGACCACATGCGAGTTGTGAACAGTTCACAGCACGTGAACATCAACCCTGACTTCAG GAAGCATTATGAGAAAGGAAACCAGGTTTACCTGGACCGAAGTTTTGAAGATTGGGAGCCTGGACACACCATCAGCTGTATTGAATGTGGACAG GACTGGGGGATGGAAATCAAAATCAGGAAAGTGCTGGTGCTGCCCTGTGTGAAGATAAAGGGCTTTCTAGTGAAGGCTCCTGGGAGCAAGCGGACCGTGGAGCAGTGGAAGGACGTGGAGTTTCCTGTGGACGAGTTTGATTTTGTACAGTTTGTGTCTGACATGAACTTGAGTGGAGTGTGA
- the kat2a gene encoding histone acetyltransferase KAT2A isoform X2 produces MPPQPQTASLSDACRSCGHALAEHVSHLENVSEDEINRLLGMVVDVENLFMSVHKEEDTDTKQVYFYLFKLLRKCILQMGRPVVEGPLGSPPFEKPNIEQGVLNFVQYKFSHLAPKERQTMFELSKMFLLCLNYWKLETPSQFRQRAQKEDASAYKVDYTRWLCYCHVPQSNDSLPRYETCQVFGRSLLKSIFTVTRRQLLEKFRVEKDKLPPEKRTLILTHFPKFLSMLEEEIYGENSPIWDADFTMPASEGAQLGPQTVLSPVAVSGSPLQKGVVGSSVDPATSKPIPGEKRKPPEALTLEDAKRIRVMGDIPMELVNEVMMTITDPAAMLGPETSLLSANAARDETARLEERRGIIEFHVIGNSLSQKSNKNILMWLVGLQNVFSHQLPRMPKEYITRLVFDPKHKTLALIKDGRVIGGICFRMFLTQGFTEIVFCAVTSNEQVKGYGTHLMNHLKEYHLKHSVLYFLTYADEYAIGYFKKQGFTKDIKVPKSRYLGYIKDYEGATLMECELNPRIPYTELSHIIKKQKEIIKKLIERKQSQIRKVYPGLTCFKEGVRQIPVESIPGIRETGWKPSTKEKTKELKDPDLLYNVLKNLLAQIKTHPDAWPFMEPVKKCEAPDYYEIIRFPIDLKSMTERLKNRYYVTKKLFMADLQRVITNCREYNPPDSEYCRCANTLEKFFYFKLKESGLIEK; encoded by the exons ATGCCGCCGCAGCCGCAGACGGCCAGTCTGAGCGACGCATGCCGCAGCTGCGGACACGCGCTGG ctgagcATGTTTCTCACCTGGAGAATGTGTCGGAGGATGAGATTAACAGGTTGCTGGGGATGGTGGTGGATGTCGAGAACCTGTTTATGTCTGTGCATAAAGAGGAAGACACAGATACAAAGCAGGTCTACTTCTACCTGTTTAAG TTGCTGAGGAAGTGTATTCTGCAGATGGGTCGACCTGTTGTGGAGGGACCTTTAGGAAGCCCACCGTTTGAGAAACCCAACATAGAACAG GGGGTTCTGAATTTTGTGCAGTACAAGTTCAGCCACTTGGCCCCAAAGGAGAGGCAGACCATGTTTGAGCTGAGCAAGATGTTTCTTCTGTGCCTGAACTACTGGAAGCTGGAGACCCCATCACAGTTCCGCCAGCGTGCACAGAAAGAGGATGCCTCAGCATATAAAGTAGACTAcaccag gtggcTGTGCTACTGTCATGTCCCTCAGAGTAACGACAGTCTGCCACGCTACGAGACGTGTCAGGTTTTCGGACGTAGTCTGCTGAAGTCCATCTTCACCGTCACACGGCGACAACTGCTGGAGAAGTTCAGAGTGGAGAAAGACAAACTCCCTCCAGAGAAACGCACACTTATTCTCACACATTTTCCgaa atttcTTTCCATGCTGGAAGAAGAGATATATGGAGAGAACTCACCCATATGGGATGCAGACTTCACCATGCCAGCCTCTGAGGGAGCACAGCTGGGTCcgcagacag TGCTGAGTCCTGTTGCGGTATCTGGATCTCCACTACAGAAAGGTGTTGTTGGCTCTTCTGTGGATCCAGCAACCTCCAAACCAATCCCAG GGGAGAAGCGTAAGCCCCCGGAGGCCTTGACGCTGGAAGATGCCAAGCGCATCAGGGTGATGGGTGACATCCCCATGGAGCTGGTCAACGAGGTCATGATGACCATAACAGACCCTGCAGCTATGCTAGGCCCAGAG ACGAGTCTCCTGTCAGCTAATGCTGCGCGGGATGAGACGGCACGTTTGGAGGAGAGACGTGGCATCATTGAGTTTCATGTGATCGGTAACTCGCTTTCGCAGAAGTCCAACAAGAACATCCTGATGTGGCTCGTGGGTCTCCAGAACGTCTTCTCCCACCAGCTGCCCCGCATGCCCAAAGAGTACATCACACGCCTCGTCTTCGACCC GAAGCACAAGACTCTGGCTCTGATTAAGGATGGTCGTGTGATTGGGGGAATCTGCTTCCGTATGTTCCTCACTCAGGGTTTCACGGAGATCGTCTTCTGCGCCGTTACATCTAATGAGCAGGTCAAG GGCTATGGCACCCATCTGATGAACCACCTGAAGGAGTATCACCTCAAACACAGTGTTCTCTACTTCCTCACCTATGCTGACGAGTACGCCATTGGCTACttcaagaaacag GGCTTCACCAAAGACATTAAAGTCCCCAAGAGTCGTTACCTTGGTTACATCAAGGACTACGAAGGAGCCACACTGATGGAGTGTGAGCTCAATCCCAGAATCCCCTACACCGAGCTGTCTCACATCATAAAGAAGCAGAAGGAG ATCATTAAGAAGCTCATTGAGCGGAAGCAGAGTCAGATCAGGAAGGTGTACCCTGGTCTCACCTGCTTCAAAGAAGGAGTCCGACAGATACCTGTGGAGAGCATTCCTGGCATTA GGGAAACTGGCTGGAAACCCAGTACCAAAGAGAAAAC TAAAGAGCTGAAAGATCCGGACCTGCTCTACAACGTCCTGAAGAATCTCCTCGCCCAGATTAAA acgcATCCTGATGCTTGGCCTTTCATGGAACCAGTGAAGAAGTGTGAGGCGCCGGACTATTATGAGATCATTCGCTTCCCCATCG ATCTGAAGAGCATGACGGAGAGACTGAAGAATCGCTACTACGTGACCAAGAAACTGTTCATGGCTGACCTGCAGCGTGTCATCACCAACTGCAGGGAGTACAACCCTCCCGACAGCGAGTACTGCCGCTGTGCCAACACGCTGGAGAAGTTCTTCTACTTCAAGCTCAAGGAGAGCGGCCTCATCGAGAAGTGA
- the kat2a gene encoding histone acetyltransferase KAT2A isoform X1: MAEPAAQASMQPRLQPGQSGSAGSAATSGSGSSDPARPGLSQQQWASQKKAQVRAFPRAKKLEKLGVFSACKANDACKCNGWKNPHPPTATRMPPQPQTASLSDACRSCGHALAEHVSHLENVSEDEINRLLGMVVDVENLFMSVHKEEDTDTKQVYFYLFKLLRKCILQMGRPVVEGPLGSPPFEKPNIEQGVLNFVQYKFSHLAPKERQTMFELSKMFLLCLNYWKLETPSQFRQRAQKEDASAYKVDYTRWLCYCHVPQSNDSLPRYETCQVFGRSLLKSIFTVTRRQLLEKFRVEKDKLPPEKRTLILTHFPKFLSMLEEEIYGENSPIWDADFTMPASEGAQLGPQTVLSPVAVSGSPLQKGVVGSSVDPATSKPIPGEKRKPPEALTLEDAKRIRVMGDIPMELVNEVMMTITDPAAMLGPETSLLSANAARDETARLEERRGIIEFHVIGNSLSQKSNKNILMWLVGLQNVFSHQLPRMPKEYITRLVFDPKHKTLALIKDGRVIGGICFRMFLTQGFTEIVFCAVTSNEQVKGYGTHLMNHLKEYHLKHSVLYFLTYADEYAIGYFKKQGFTKDIKVPKSRYLGYIKDYEGATLMECELNPRIPYTELSHIIKKQKEIIKKLIERKQSQIRKVYPGLTCFKEGVRQIPVESIPGIRETGWKPSTKEKTKELKDPDLLYNVLKNLLAQIKTHPDAWPFMEPVKKCEAPDYYEIIRFPIDLKSMTERLKNRYYVTKKLFMADLQRVITNCREYNPPDSEYCRCANTLEKFFYFKLKESGLIEK, encoded by the exons ATGGCTGAACCGGCGGCTCAGGCCTCCATGCAACCCCGGCTCCAACCGGGCCAGAGCGGGTCGGCGGGGTCTGCCGCCACCTCGGGGTCCGGGAGCAGCGACCCGGCCCGGCCTGGTTTGAGTCAGCAGCAGTGGGCGAGTCAGAAGAAGGCGCAGGTCCGCGCGTTCCCTCGGGCCAAGAAGCTCGAGAAACTCGGAGTTTTTTCGGCGTGCAAG GCCAACGATGCGTGCAAGTGTAACGGATGGAAGAATCCCCACCCGCCCACCGCCACACGCATGCCGCCGCAGCCGCAGACGGCCAGTCTGAGCGACGCATGCCGCAGCTGCGGACACGCGCTGG ctgagcATGTTTCTCACCTGGAGAATGTGTCGGAGGATGAGATTAACAGGTTGCTGGGGATGGTGGTGGATGTCGAGAACCTGTTTATGTCTGTGCATAAAGAGGAAGACACAGATACAAAGCAGGTCTACTTCTACCTGTTTAAG TTGCTGAGGAAGTGTATTCTGCAGATGGGTCGACCTGTTGTGGAGGGACCTTTAGGAAGCCCACCGTTTGAGAAACCCAACATAGAACAG GGGGTTCTGAATTTTGTGCAGTACAAGTTCAGCCACTTGGCCCCAAAGGAGAGGCAGACCATGTTTGAGCTGAGCAAGATGTTTCTTCTGTGCCTGAACTACTGGAAGCTGGAGACCCCATCACAGTTCCGCCAGCGTGCACAGAAAGAGGATGCCTCAGCATATAAAGTAGACTAcaccag gtggcTGTGCTACTGTCATGTCCCTCAGAGTAACGACAGTCTGCCACGCTACGAGACGTGTCAGGTTTTCGGACGTAGTCTGCTGAAGTCCATCTTCACCGTCACACGGCGACAACTGCTGGAGAAGTTCAGAGTGGAGAAAGACAAACTCCCTCCAGAGAAACGCACACTTATTCTCACACATTTTCCgaa atttcTTTCCATGCTGGAAGAAGAGATATATGGAGAGAACTCACCCATATGGGATGCAGACTTCACCATGCCAGCCTCTGAGGGAGCACAGCTGGGTCcgcagacag TGCTGAGTCCTGTTGCGGTATCTGGATCTCCACTACAGAAAGGTGTTGTTGGCTCTTCTGTGGATCCAGCAACCTCCAAACCAATCCCAG GGGAGAAGCGTAAGCCCCCGGAGGCCTTGACGCTGGAAGATGCCAAGCGCATCAGGGTGATGGGTGACATCCCCATGGAGCTGGTCAACGAGGTCATGATGACCATAACAGACCCTGCAGCTATGCTAGGCCCAGAG ACGAGTCTCCTGTCAGCTAATGCTGCGCGGGATGAGACGGCACGTTTGGAGGAGAGACGTGGCATCATTGAGTTTCATGTGATCGGTAACTCGCTTTCGCAGAAGTCCAACAAGAACATCCTGATGTGGCTCGTGGGTCTCCAGAACGTCTTCTCCCACCAGCTGCCCCGCATGCCCAAAGAGTACATCACACGCCTCGTCTTCGACCC GAAGCACAAGACTCTGGCTCTGATTAAGGATGGTCGTGTGATTGGGGGAATCTGCTTCCGTATGTTCCTCACTCAGGGTTTCACGGAGATCGTCTTCTGCGCCGTTACATCTAATGAGCAGGTCAAG GGCTATGGCACCCATCTGATGAACCACCTGAAGGAGTATCACCTCAAACACAGTGTTCTCTACTTCCTCACCTATGCTGACGAGTACGCCATTGGCTACttcaagaaacag GGCTTCACCAAAGACATTAAAGTCCCCAAGAGTCGTTACCTTGGTTACATCAAGGACTACGAAGGAGCCACACTGATGGAGTGTGAGCTCAATCCCAGAATCCCCTACACCGAGCTGTCTCACATCATAAAGAAGCAGAAGGAG ATCATTAAGAAGCTCATTGAGCGGAAGCAGAGTCAGATCAGGAAGGTGTACCCTGGTCTCACCTGCTTCAAAGAAGGAGTCCGACAGATACCTGTGGAGAGCATTCCTGGCATTA GGGAAACTGGCTGGAAACCCAGTACCAAAGAGAAAAC TAAAGAGCTGAAAGATCCGGACCTGCTCTACAACGTCCTGAAGAATCTCCTCGCCCAGATTAAA acgcATCCTGATGCTTGGCCTTTCATGGAACCAGTGAAGAAGTGTGAGGCGCCGGACTATTATGAGATCATTCGCTTCCCCATCG ATCTGAAGAGCATGACGGAGAGACTGAAGAATCGCTACTACGTGACCAAGAAACTGTTCATGGCTGACCTGCAGCGTGTCATCACCAACTGCAGGGAGTACAACCCTCCCGACAGCGAGTACTGCCGCTGTGCCAACACGCTGGAGAAGTTCTTCTACTTCAAGCTCAAGGAGAGCGGCCTCATCGAGAAGTGA
- the rab5c gene encoding ras-related protein Rab-5C — protein MAGRGGPVRTNGAAAAGNKICQFKLVLLGESAVGKSSLVLRFVKGQFHEYQESTIGAAFLTQTVCLDDTTVKFEIWDTAGQERYHSLAPMYYRGAQAAIVVYDITNTDTFTRAQNWVKELQRQASPNIVIALAGNKADLASRRAVDVQEAQAYVDDNSLLFMETSAKTAMNVNEIFMAIAKKLPKSDTQGVTAPGGRGRGGVDLQEPAPQGRSGQCCGGGN, from the exons ATGGCTGGGCGTGGAGGACCGGTGCGGACAAACGGGGCCGCTGCCGCCGGCAACAAGATCTGCCAGTTCAAACTGGTGCTGCTGGGCGAGTCCGCTGTAGGCAAGTCCAGTCTGGTACTGCGCTTCGTTAAGGGCCAGTTCCACGAGTACCAGGAGAGCACCATCGGAG ctGCTTTCCTCACACAGACAGTCTGTTTGGATGATACAACAGTGAAGTTTGAGATTTGGGACACAGCCGGCCAGGAGCGCTACCACAGTCTGGCCCCCATGTACTACAGAGGGGCCCAGGCTGCCATAGTAGTGTACGACATCACTAATAca GATACGTTCACGCGAGCGCAGAACTGGGTGAAGGAGCTGCAGAGGCAGGCGAGTCCCAACATCGTGATCGCGCTGGCAGGGAACAAGGCAGACCTGGCCAGCAGGAGAGCAGTGGACGTCCAG GAGGCTCAGGCATATGTGGACGACAACAGCCTGCTGTTCATGGAGACGTCCGCCAAGACGGCCATGAACGTCAACGAGATCTTCATGGCCATTG CTAAGAAGCTTCCGAAGAGTGATACGCAAGGTGTGACGGCACCtggtgggcggggcaggggcggaGTCGACCTGCAGGAGCCGGCCCCTCAGGGCAGATCCGGACAGTGCTGCGGAGGCGGGAACTAA